The nucleotide window aggaagggaACTCTGTACCCGCCCAGCTCGGCGGCAGCCCCGGTGGGACTGCTTCCCACCGTCCGCAGCGCAGGCATCACTCACCTCTGCTCGTCGGTTTCTGGTTCCACCAGGATGTTTTCTTGCCGCTCTTTCACTCTTAGAAACACGTATGCGTCTAGGTCTGGTTTGGGAACTGCCAGAAGAATGGTAACGTCATCAGCAAATGCTCAGCTAATAAGAGCAAGAGGGAAGCGCTGCTGAGACTAACTGCCTCAGTCATGAAGGGACCCTTGATAGAAAgcatggcgggggcgggggcggcagtTGTTGCAGGGATTTGAGGAGAGATCTGGGCTCCTCCTAGAAACAGCCTACTTCCCGCAAGGTCTCACTCAGCACCCACTCGCTGGACAAGTGGAGAGGTCTTAAGATGAGTGGAAGCCTGGGAGGAAGGAGCAAGGACCACTGGAGAGAAACACGCCCAAGAGTCTCAGGAGGACACAGTGTGTGAACAGAGCCAGAAAGCAGATCTGTGGAGGCGGGGAGGCCAGGATGTCAGGGAGATGGGGTCACACGGTGATGGCCTTGGATGTCAGGCTGAGGAACCCAGGCCACCAATGGAAGCTGCCCTCCATGTCCCTCCGTTGATCACAGGTTAGGCTGGTGCCCCTCCTCCTCCACAAGCCACACCTCGTCAGGAAGAGCCCAGAGCCGGCTGCTCCTCCAGCCCTGCACTGCCAGCGGAGAGCCCCACCACCCAGTGGGGTCCAGAGAACCTGCTGGACCACTCAGTGTTCAGGGCCCAGCTCAGGTGGGGGCTGCCCGTGGTTCCCCGTccactgagaaggctgaggataACTGGCTGCAAAAGTCAGGCGCGGGTGCCCTGGGCTGCTCCCGGGTTCTGGACCTCCAGAGACTCCAACTTCAGCAGATTCAGCTGGGCCCACTGGGCAGCTGCTGATTCGAGGAAACCCTCAAAGGATGTTAGGTTACGACAACCTTCCCTGACCCTGCCAGCAAGGTTTCCATGCTCCAGGGGCCTGAGCGGGACTCAGGGCATCTGGGCTGAGTGAGCCAGGCTCTGATCTGCCCAGGGCAGGCTGCCCCCTGCACAGCTCCAGTCCTGGGAGCCTGGCTCTGATCCTTGAAAGGGACCCAAGACAAGCAACGCTTGAGTGTCAGGAGGTGCTGACCAGCATCAAGTAGAAGGAGCTCCTGGGCAACGGCCTGGGCCAGCTCAGGAATCGATGCAGGCCTATCTGCTTGAACCCAATGGACATGACAGATAGCGCTGGGCAGGGATGAGGTTCGTGGCCCCCACTCCACTCATAAGTGCAGACAAAGAAGCTGAACTGGACAGGGACTGGACCTTCTGTGTCCCTCAGGCAGGTTCTCCAAAATGACCAGTTCAGAGTTCCACAAACCCTGCTGGGCTGGGCTTGCTCCTGGTATTGTGTCCCCCCAAAGTTATATGTTGAAGCGCTGACCCCCAGAACTTCAGGACAGAATAGATTTGGAGACATGGCCTTTAAAGGGCTAAAATGAAACCATTagggtggggccctaatccaatctgactggtgtccggATAAGAAGCAGGACGGAtgccagagtgtgtgtgtgtggtgggagggCAGGCAGCCACCTGCAGGCTGAGGGGAGACGCCTGGGGGGCCCCGCTGGCTGAGCTGACCTCAGGAGCTACCACCAGGACCCCTGCCCCTCTGCTCAGCAGACTCTTGGGGGGACTGAGTGAGGGGGTGATGGCTGTGCCTCCCCTCTTTCCACCTCAGTTCTGTTCCCCTTTCCACAGCCTGGAAATTGCTCACAAATAAAGATCAGGAGCCCTGAGGGACCCCCTGGAGGCCTCCTAGCcaacatcccccccacccccagagcggGGAGACAGGCCCTGCAAAGCCTGGAATCTGTGAAGGAGAGGctgcccctcccacccaccccacccccgcccagaaAACAGAGACCTTGGCTGCTTCCATGCCCAAAAGAGCCCAGCACAGCGTGGATGCCCAGGAGGTAACTGAATATGCCACGAGGCTGAGTCTCTATTTGGAGAATTTCCTCCGaaccagaagaagacaaaagtgATGCTCAAATGGCTACAAATGGCTACCCTGGTACCTGCTTTTGACGATTCTTGGTTTTTAACCCAGAACCCTTCCTCTGTCTCTGTTCTGCTCATCTGTCTACATATTTATCTTCCTTCATTCGAGGGAAGAGAGTGAAGCAAATGTTCTGCTCACCTGTCCTCAAGAGGTCCACCTTCTGTAGATTGGGAGGCATGTGCTTTAAGGCTGTTTCTTTCAGATAGGTCTCTGTGTTAGCCAGGAAcctgaaacacacacacccaacGCCGTGACGACACCCGGCGGAGTCGCCGGGGCCACCAGACCCGCAACAGGGGCCCTGCCACTGGCCGCAGGGACACAACCATGCCACCCACACTCCCAAGCCTGGGGGGATAAAGGCGGGTCCACGCCTGCTCACTCTTTGGCAAAGACAAACTCCTCCGGAGAAAGGATGGAAGGCTCCTCCTCTCGGCGGGTCTTCTCCTTTTCAAGGATGTGAGGGAAAAACTTCTCTATCTGCGGGACAGGAAACACCTGTCAACGCTTCATGCCATCAGTTAGTTTGATAAAGTGGGTCATCAAAGGTCTTGTCTGAGTCCAGCGGCACACAGACCAGTCTCCTGAAACAGGCGGAGGTTAGTCTAGAAAGTGACTTTAAAAACGGTGAGTCTTGGGcgtctctggtggttcagtggtaaagaatctgcctgccaaaacgcaggagacacaagtccgatccctggtccaggaagatcccacatgccgcggggcagctaagcccgggtgccacaactgttgagctggtggctctagagcctgggagccgcaactactgagcccacgggcTGCGGCTACTGAAACTCTCGAGtcttagagcccgtgctctgcgacagcagaagccactgcaacgaggaCCTcgaaccgcaactagagagcagcccccagtctccacgactagagagtagcctgcacagcagtgaagaaccagcagagtcaaaaataagtaataaataaggcaagacttgggacttccctggtggtccaccggTTAAGACtcctgcttccactgcaaggggcacaggttcaatccctggtcggggaactaggatcctgcatacCACGTGCGgccaaaaaacaggaaaaaaaaaaaaaatggtgggtcTTCATGGTTGAGCCTCTTGCTAATCATAAGACCTACCTGCTACGCTTCAAGAAGGCAGGTTTCAGAGAATTCGGAGGGAAGACCAGggcttgaaaaagcaagacagtttaaAAAGGGTGAAGGGTATCATGAAGGAAACTCTGGAGAGACAAGTGGAAATGGAGTTTAAGAGGCAGGATGGGGCTGTCAGCCAGCATCTCTGTGTAGCTGTACAGGTGTCCTTCTGCAAGACGAAGCAGACACAGGGgctggacagacagacacagaacaTACAAGCTGCAGAGGAGTGACGCGTGAATCAAAGAATATAACTGGCAAAGATAAAGTCCACAAATGGGTGAGGCTTGGAAAAACGCTAAGAACTACCAGAAAACAGgacaacaaagctaaaagctacAGAGAGGTGCGTGGTCAGGAACCAGAAAGGGCAGTCTCTTGTTTGGAGTCAAGGCTGTCAAGATCACCTCGGCCAGGGAAACGCCTTTTGCAAGCAGAAGTGAGGAGGAGCTGAAGGCCGAGAGAAGGCAGCGTTTATCCTTAAAGGGGTGAGGTCTTCCAGCTCAGAACCACTGTCTTGAAGGAGGAGTTAAAGTCACACGTGTACGGGGCCTGAGTGTGTCTCCCGTCTTCACGGGGACTGTCACTGCCGCTGCACTAGAATGCTTGCCATTTCAGAATCGCAGAGTCACTGAGCTCAGAAGGGGTGGGAGAGATAAGAGGCAGGCGCGTTTCCTGATATTCAAATATACAAAGGAGGAGGGGGATCGTCAACACAGATCAGGGTCCTTCAGGTCGTACGTGTTATTGTATTTGAATAAATACTGGAAAAGATAGTTTGTGAACTCAGAGCAAAGTGACTGGTGACCGTGAAAAGGATTCAcccaaccacacacacagaaaactgaGCGGCCTGGTAGCTTAAGGTGGGCAGAGGCAGGCTGTGTGTCTCAATTTGTTCCAAACAGGCGGTATTGTCTCTGATGCCTTCGTGGACAAGCTGGAGCAGGGCAGGGAGACTGGTGACAGTACAGGCTAGAGACTCATAAACAACTGAACACCGGTTCAGTGACGGATGCTGACCCACGGGGAAGGCCCAGGGGACCCATGTCTAACTCTGGCCCAGTCCTATTAACGAGCCAGGTAAGACCTCTGATGACACACTCATCAAACTTGCTGAGATAACGAATAAACTAGGTGACGAGATCGAGATCCAGAGACGAGGGAACTGCCCAGCTTAATAAGGAGAAGCTTAAGAGGGACAAGTTTTGAGCCCTACATGGAAGGATCGAAAATCAAGCCATGTAAATATAGGACAGTGACAGGAAGGGGTAATAATCATGACAGCTGAAAAACTACATAAGAGGCTGGCACTCACGGTGAGTGCAGAATGAACCCAGGCTGTCACCATCAGAGACGCCATGCGACCCTGGGTGGCATTACTCCCAGTCTGATGTCCAGGAGAAGGGAAGTGACCATCCTGCTTTTCACACAAGCGACCCAATGACAAGAGGAATTCCATGTTCTGTTACAGGTGGGATAATTTAAGGAGGATACTGACAAATGTTTTAGGGAAGAGACCAGGAGAGTTAAGGGAAATAAATGGCTGAAATGTTTAACTGAGAGGACTCCGATGAGCCTTTGTGAGCGGTCCTCAGAATCGGAAGTGACCGCACGTGGAAGATGGTACATTGGCGATCGTGGTGATCCCTAAACAAAAGGGGGTTTGGGGGAACCACACCTTCGACCCCAACTCCTTGAATAACTTTGCAGTTGGTGCTCCGTATCCAAGGCTCTGCACCTACAGATGCATCAACTGTGGACCACGTTTATAACACATATTTACTGAAAAAGATCCATGTATCAGTGGACCCGTGCGGTTCACACTTATGCTGGTCAAGAATCAGCCGTATTTGCTTTGTCGTAACTAAGAGGACAAGTGGAACCAAATGAGAAGAATCTTCAAGGAGGTAAGAACCTCCCAGGGTTAAAACAGACATCATACAAAATACTGAGTAAGAATTTTTGCAGTTCCGTTTTTATAAGTCAGATACAGCTGAATGTCATTATCACGGTCCACATGACACGGCCTGAACGACACGCAAAACACTTCTCAAGACTAGGTCCCCTCTGGTCAGTAGTCTGTTCAGCGGCTACCAACACCTCCACCCTCAGCACTGCCCCGCGGTCACTCCAGGGGGCGCCATTCTCGCAGCAGGCAGACTGAAAGTGTCCCCGGAGGAGGAGGCCGACAGCCACCCGCGTCTTTCGTCTGCTCCTCCAGGACAATCTGTCGCCCTCTTGACTCTGGCTCCCCTGACCTGGGGCCTGGGGAGTGCTTCCAGGCCCGGGatgctcccagcccccacccaggaCCCTCAGCCCCCACGACAGGCTCCCGACCTTCATGAGCCGACAGCGCAGGTAGCTGCTCAGGACGAAGCGGATCCGCTCCATCTCCATCTGATGGATGCTGACCTTCAGGTCCCCCTTCTTGGCCCTCTTGAGATTTTCTTCCtgttcagagagaaaaagaagtttgtaaagaaaaaaaaaaaacgagagtCAAAGACTAAGAACGTTTTTTTGTTCAATCTGCCTGCGGTCCGCGAGGACCGTCATCATTGGCAACACCGAGGACTCGGAGGCTACACTGAGGTCAGAAGAGGACATATACTCCCTGTGTAAGAGCTCTCATCTTCTTCTCATCTCTTAATTATACAAACAATACGTGACCACAAGCTCATGACACAGTGCAAGCACTACTCATTCACTTTTAGA belongs to Bubalus kerabau isolate K-KA32 ecotype Philippines breed swamp buffalo chromosome 2, PCC_UOA_SB_1v2, whole genome shotgun sequence and includes:
- the GINS4 gene encoding DNA replication complex GINS protein SLD5, translating into MAEEADLLGQDSDGDSEEVVLTPAELIDRLEQAWMNEKFAPELLENKSEIVECVMEQLKHMEENLKRAKKGDLKVSIHQMEMERIRFVLSSYLRCRLMKIEKFFPHILEKEKTRREEEPSILSPEEFVFAKEFLANTETYLKETALKHMPPNLQKVDLLRTVPKPDLDAYVFLRVKERQENILVEPETDEQRDYVIDLEEGSQHLIRYRTVAPLVASGAIQLI